AAATGTTTACCCATTGATGGGTAAAAATTGTATTTGGACTATCTTTAacatttttcaatttcattttaagTCAATTCAAatttaatatttatataatacCAATAAAAATGGACCTTTCACCAGAAGCgatttagccacgcccacaaaggGAGGATATTTTTATAAACATTTTAGCTTAAGCAGTTCTTCAAATGTGGAAATTTGTCAGTGGAAGTGCCCCCTATGGACACAATCTCACAAACTTTGGTGTGCATTcaaagaatgtggtagtgatggAGGGTGTCAAATTTCATGAAGTCACAAGAAACTGGCTAGTGAAGCGCTGGATTCTTGCATTGAATATTATTCACAAGGTGGCACCACTCCACAAATGAGTTGTAATAAGCTATGGTCATGCGCCCCCTAGAGGCCAACTGGCTGTAAACGTTTTTCTGAATTTTCTGTGAAAGGGTTGTcgagctattgcccaaaaagtaaaaaaaaaaaggtttttatcaGTCAGTCATTTGTAACTAAATGTTGTCTTATCGCAACACaaataaagatgttgctacCAATAAGCATAAAAAAACAGTAACTGTGTGGTTCtagaaagagagaatcaggagcaggcagatggattcatacacatatcagaggataaaacatattaacacacatgcaacatatgcacatgatacatacattattccatgaaacatacacacacaagtcaagCAGCATTTGAGTGGTCACCTTCTCCAGTGCTGTCTGACAAACGGCAGAATCTTTAGCATCTCCACCTGACCAGAGGACTGTAAGCACCTCCACCTGACCAGAGGACTGTAAGCATCTCCACCTGCCCAGAGGACTGTTTTAAGGATATGGGGTAAGGCTTGTCCCTCACATCCACAGGAGAGTAAGGGAAACCAAAAAGTGCACTGTTGAAGGTGTCTAACTTCACATGCTCAGAAAGCACAAGattctttaaaacacatttaagaATCAAATACATTATATTGTAAGTAGGCTCATTTTAAGTTACCGGTATAAGTAATTACTTTAAGAAGTACTCTGAATTTGATATCTTATTTATACTGTTCTTCATAAATATTTGTAAATTGTAATGCAAGCCATCATGACAACCCTACTACAGGCTGTTTTTCTGAACACTACTTGTTTTGGGCCTATTTGGGATAACACGCCCAGGGATCTCATGAGGGTGTGCAGTTTTCCTACATTTGAATGTACAACACTTTCTCAAATGTGCTTCTGATTGTCCCTATTTAAGACAAAATGTTCCTAAATCCATCCCACGTCTGAACCATTTATAAATCCCAAATCAAGAAATCACGTGAATTTGGGTGGACTCCTTGCACTCATGCACAGAGTGCCCTCAATTGTCCATTTATGGTGAGCAAAATGGCTATATAAACTACAGGTAGTCAATGAATAGTCTAGAAAACGCAAGCAACAAAAGCAACCAAGGAGCAAAAATGTATCTTCAGCTGAAATCAGGACCTTATGGCAGAGCTAGACAGCTTAGTTTGGTTCCTTAAGTATGGGTGGGACCTTAAATATGGTAAGCAATCAAAACACTTAatgaagtgaagaaaaaaaagaatctccacCACATTTCTTTTGTAAGCAGTCACCCAGGGTACATACTCTTTGACTAATACTGCTATGACAAATACAGTTATTAAAAGCACTTGTTACAATGACAAAAGGTCAGTGATATTTGCAGAATAAAACAAATTCAACCACGAAAATATCAGTACATTTAATTACAAAATCTTTTTTAATGGAACTAtacagacattttacaaaagtgAGATTCATAAATGAGATGATGTGCCAATAGATGGCCCAAGCCCCATTAATAAATTACAAGGTAAGGAACATGAACCCAACTGCCACATCCATTCTGTCATTTCATCTCTTGTGCATAAGGTGCATGTAAAAAAACAGTTGTGATACAAATTCAGAAATACAAAGACTTGAGCTGTTGGAAACGTTATCAAGTCCAGTTTAAACTTCACTTCAAGTTTTACACTTCTTTCACTTTCCCTTGGCAAAATCCATTCAGTTGGTTTGTGGAACCATTTTCCTGTTGTTTACTACTACTGGCAGCGTCTCCATCACTTGTAATACCATTCATTTTTTGCACTTCTTGGCTAGGAACAGGGAGTCTATTGCCCTTGATATAGGCCTGGAACCAGAAATTGGAGAAAAGAATGAAGAAGAAGGAACCATAGATCCAAATAAGATGGACGAAAACGGGGACTTCGTATTCACACTTTTCCATGAAATAGTACTGAGATATGTGGACAGAAACCAGGACGAACTGCGTctaaggagaagaggaaaaatgGAGGTTTAGAATTAGAAAATGCAAACTAATTGTGTAGCACAATTCATGATCACCTTCTCATTCCTGTTTGGATACTCACTAATTGGATGGCTGTCATGTACTTCTTCCACCAAAGGTACTTCTGGAACCCAGCAGCAGACAACCCATAGTAGGTGTACATGATGACATGCACAACACAATTCACCATAGCATGAAATGAACCCATTCCACCAACTAAAAGAAAAGGGACAACATGATCATTCTCTTTCAGATTATAATTTTTTATGCCCAAATCAGCTCAACTAATGAAGCACTGCACAAGAATCACGGAGAAAcactgatagtgtgtgtattcatagtCTCACTTTACATGCGTAGCAAATACTTTCAAAATTATGTGAAATCTTTACCAGATTTTTTAAAACTATACTGCAGgctttaaaacaaatatttttgcaAACTTTTTCCAAATATTTAACAGCATGGATTTCTTGAGTTTTGGACTACTTAAATTCAGTTGAAAGAAAATAATACGTTCCCTCACAGGTAAAGAAACCTTAAAGTTTTGCTTCCCTATACCTCATCCTTTTTTACCCCTTGGAGCAGATGATGTACAGTAAATATTGGAAAGTTTGATTTTGGAAACTTTTTTCAGTGCAATAAACTGATACTAGTAGGTGGGTATACACTTTGTGTATAGTATATGTACTCAGCCATCATCATTGAAGCCATTCATGAAACCTACCAGGTGCTATTGTGATGCCCCACCACCAGGTCCATGGCATGAAAGAGTGGTGGAAAATGTGTAGAAATGTGACCTGGCTATGTTTCTTCCGCAACACAAAGAACACCTGTTGGAAACAACATCAAATTTATAGTTTCTGTCAACCACTTACTACTTATGTAATTAAAACAGTGAATATTGAATGAGATATTGGCAAAGTCACTAAATATCCACATAACCAGATGCTGAAAATACATATTTCTGTCCAGTTCCTCTGCACAATCAGGAAACACAAAATGTTTtgaatcttctttttttttaaaagtctttCAAGTGACTCAATTACTATTCCATCCTTTCAAAATTGGGCCAGAAATTATGTGTTTCAGTAGCCACACATTCCAGCCAGAGTGGTTTTTAATTGTATCCATGTTTGAGAGGAAATGGCATGTAGCCACTAACCTAATGGAAGATTTCAGACTGCTAGTCTGACTGGACTGTATCTCCATTCTTTGCTACCTTAACATATTGTGCAAAGAAAactacatacacaaatcatCCTTACTACTAGTAAACTATATACACAAACCATCACT
This window of the Clupea harengus unplaced genomic scaffold, Ch_v2.0.2, whole genome shotgun sequence genome carries:
- the elovl1a gene encoding elongation of very long chain fatty acids protein 1a, with the protein product MIQEMISKILQFHDTMRKRTDHRMRDYLLMQSPIEMTLILLGYIFFALYAGPRYMANRKPFNLKTAMIVYNFTMVSFNAYIVYEFLMSGWGTTYTWRCDLCDFSSNPQALRMVRVAWMFYFSKFTELMDTVFFVLRKKHSQVTFLHIFHHSFMPWTWWWGITIAPVGGMGSFHAMVNCVVHVIMYTYYGLSAAGFQKYLWWKKYMTAIQLTQFVLVSVHISQYYFMEKCEYEVPVFVHLIWIYGSFFFILFSNFWFQAYIKGNRLPVPSQEVQKMNGITSDGDAASSSKQQENGSTNQLNGFCQGKVKEV